A section of the Macadamia integrifolia cultivar HAES 741 chromosome 9, SCU_Mint_v3, whole genome shotgun sequence genome encodes:
- the LOC122088676 gene encoding G-type lectin S-receptor-like serine/threonine-protein kinase LECRK2, giving the protein MVDNLAPLFSLLCLLLLPLYPFPASAQTYNNVSLGKSLSAGGSTSSWLSPSGEFAFGFQAINNTDAFLLAIWYEKIPEKTVVWYANGDNPAPKGSKVQLTSDGNLELNNPQGEEIWKAQSQSQSSVGVTYGAMLDTGNFALVDTNSVHVWESFKNPSDTILPSQILELGGMLSSRQPTNYSRGRFQLRLLNDGNLVLNTIALPTNYAYAAYYVSNTYTSGYQVVYNESTAMIYIQSKDGSILVDLTVESIPSTKTHYHRATIDFNGVFTQYARPKSSLSSNGDESWSIIGSIPDDICSFNSQDVGEGICGYNSICKIVQSRPVCECPTQYSLVDPNNILSGCKHDFILQVCYENGSGSQTEILYRMAELLDTDWPNSSTYQKREPYTEADCQNSCLYDCQCAIATFNDGHCWKKSLPVRNGNQNSDVAVKAFLKVSAGNSTQRNPHPPSVPEDYNPGSNPNGKEKAQGLFSVVAALLLGGSLFFNLIFLAAIFMGVLMYHKKPKEKVQKPISLETNLHSFTYKDLEEATDRFKEELGRGAFGVVYKGVLGLESKLVAVKKLDKVQQEGDKEFKTELSVIGQTHHKNLVKLVGFCEEGQHRLLVYEFMSNGSLASFLFGSSRPDWNQRTQIAFGIARGLMYLHEECSIPIIHCDIKPQNILLDDCYTARISDFGLAKLLMTDQSRTNTAIRGTKGYVASEWFRNMPITVKVDVYSFGVMLMEIICCRKNVEQEMDGDERVILTDWAYDCYRERRLDALVENDMEAINDIERLERFLKVAIWCIQEEPSLRPTMRKVVQMLEGIVEVSDPPHPYLFVSVAET; this is encoded by the coding sequence ATGGTTGACAATCTtgctcctcttttctccctcttgtgtcttcttcttcttcctctctaccCCTTTCCGGCGTCCGCTCAAACTTACAATAATGTGAGCTTGGGTAAATCTCTCTCTGCCGGCGGCAGCACCTCTTCATGGCTTTCACCTTCAGGTGAATTTGCGTTTGGGTTCCAAGCCATCAACAATACGGATGCCTTCTTGCTTGCCATCTGGTATGAGAAAATACCTGAGAAGACTGTAGTTTGGTATGCAAATGGAGATAATCCAGCACCCAAAGGATCAAAAGTTCAGCTTACCAGTGATGGTAACCTGGAGCTCAACAACCCTCAAGGAGAAGAGATATGGAAggcccaatcccaatcccaatccagTGTTGGTGTCACCTATGGTGCAATGCTTGACACTGGCAACTTTGCGTTGGTGGATACAAACTCTGTTCATGTATGGGAGAGCTTCAAAAACCCAAGTGACACCATTCTCCCTTCCCAGATATTAGAACTGGGTGGCATGCTTTCTTCTCGACAACCAACCAACTACTCCAGAGGAAGGTTCCAGCTCCGCCTGCTTAATGATGGAAATCTCGTTCTGAATACTATAGCATTACCAACAAACTATGCCTATGCTGCTTATTATGTAAGCAACACTTATACTTCTGGTTATCAAGTTGTCTACAATGAGAGTACAGCCATGATTTATATTCAAAGCAAGGATGGAAGCATATTAGTGGACCTCACAGTTGAGAGCATACCCTCTACCAAAACCCATTACCACAGAGCAACCATTGATTTTAATGGTGTTTTCACGCAATATGCTCGTCCTAAGTCCTCTTTGAGCAGCAATGGTGATGAAAGTTGGTCCATCATCGGGTCTATTCCTGATGACATTTGTTCTTTCAATAGTCAGGATGTGGGCGAAGGGATTTGCGGCTATAACAGTATCTGCAAGATTGTGCAAAGTCGACCTGTTTGTGAATGCCCAACTCAATATTCCTTAGTTGATCCTAACAATATATTGAGTGGCTGCAAACATGACTTCATACTACAAGTATGCTATGAAAATGGATCAGGATCCCAAACTGAGATTTTGTATAGGATGGCCGAGTTGCTTGACACGGATTGGCCGAATTCATCTACCTATCAAAAGCGGGAACCTTATACTGAAGCAGATTGCCAAAACTCTTGCTTGTATGATTGTCAATGTGCAATAGCCACTTTCAATGACGGGCACTGTTGGAAGAAGAGCCTACCGGTTAGGAATGGGAACCAGAACAGTGATGTTGCTGTGAAGGCTTTCCTCAAAGTCTCAGCAGGAAATAGTACCCAGAGaaatcctcatcctccttcaGTTCCAGAAGATTATAACCCTGGTTCAAATCCTAATGGAAAGGAGAAAGCTCAAGGTTTGTTTAGTGTTGTTGCAGCTCTGCTATTAGGTGGCTCACtatttttcaatttaatttttctagcTGCAATTTTTATGGGGGTTCTGATGTACCAtaagaaaccaaaagaaaaggtACAAAAGCCAATTTCCTTAGAAACAAATCTGCATTCTTTTACTTACAAAGACCTGGAAGAAGCTACAGATAGATTCAAGGAAGAGCTGGGAAGAGGAGCTTTCGGTGTTGTCTATAAAGGGGTCTTAGGTTTGGAATCTAAACTTGTAGCTGTAAAAAAGCTCGACAAAGTGCAACAAGAGGGAGATAAGGAGTTTAAGACTGAATTGAGCGTTATTGGCCAGACCCATCATAAGAATTTGGTCAAATTGGTTGGATTTTGTGAGGAAGGACAGCATAGGCTCCTGGTTTACGAGTTCATGAGCAATGGCAGTTTGGCAAGCTTCCTTTTTGGATCGTCAAGGCCAGATTGGAACCAAAGAACCCAGATTGCATTTGGTATTGCAAGGGGGCTTATGTATTTGCATGAAGAGTGCAGTATCCCGATCATCCACTGTGATATAAAGCCTCAAAACATCCTTCTTGATGACTGTTATACAGCAAGGATTTCTGACTTTGGATTGGCCAAGCTCTTGATGACTGACCAGAGTCGAACTAACACAGCCATTAGAGGGACCAAAGGCTATGTTGCATCTGAGTGGTTCAGGAATATGCCTATCACAGTGAAAGTAGATGTGTATAGCTTTGGTGTCATGTTGATGGAGATCATTTGTTGTCGGAAAAATGTTGAACAGGAAATGGATGGTGATGAGAGAGTAATTCTGACCGATTGGGCTTATGATTGCTATCGAGAAAGAAGGCTAGATGCTCTGGTGGAGAATGATATGGAAGCGATAAATGATATAGAAAGGCTGGAGAGGTTCCTCAAGGTAGCAATTTGGTGTATTCAAGAAGAGCCATCACTAAGACCCACAATGAGGAAGGTTGTACAGATGCTAGAAGGAATTGTTGAAGTTTCTGATCCCCCACACCCTTATCTTTTCGTCTCAGTTGCTGAAACTTGA